A section of the Thermotoga caldifontis AZM44c09 genome encodes:
- the gcvPB gene encoding aminomethyl-transferring glycine dehydrogenase subunit GcvPB, protein MTVFEKSAAGRIGFKLPESGVRFEKMDIPEHLVRTRKLGLPELSEVDVVRHYTELASKNYSVDRGFYPLGSCTMKYNPKVNEYLASLEGFTEIHPYQPVESVQGALQLMYELKKALCEITGMDEMTLQPAAGAHGELTGMLIVRAYHLSRNDTKRTIALVPDSAHGTNPASAAMAGFEVVELKSTKEGLLDVEELKKHLNDRVAVLMLTNPNTLGLFEKDILEIAKLVHEAGALLYYDGANLNAIMGRFRPGDMGFDIVHLNLHKTFSAPHGMGGPGSGPVGVKQFLARFLPVPLVRKSDDGSYYLDYDLPDSIGRMRSFYGNFAVLVKAYAYILTMGKDGLKHASEMAVLNANYLRKLLSKHFRMASDRTCMHEFVIDGSEFVKKTGVRILDVAKRLLDYGVHAPTIYFPLIVHEAMMIEPTETESKQTLDKFAEIVGKIVEEATNNPELVKNAPYTTPIRRLDDVTATKNPIYRYR, encoded by the coding sequence ATGACGGTTTTTGAAAAATCCGCGGCCGGAAGAATCGGTTTCAAGTTACCTGAGTCCGGTGTGCGTTTCGAAAAAATGGATATACCAGAACACCTCGTCAGGACCAGAAAGCTGGGTCTACCGGAGCTGAGTGAGGTTGACGTGGTCAGACACTACACGGAACTCGCATCGAAGAACTACTCGGTAGACAGAGGCTTTTACCCGCTCGGTTCTTGCACGATGAAGTACAATCCGAAGGTGAACGAATACCTCGCGTCGCTCGAGGGTTTCACCGAGATCCATCCTTACCAGCCAGTGGAGTCCGTCCAGGGTGCGCTACAGCTCATGTACGAGTTGAAGAAAGCGTTGTGCGAGATAACGGGCATGGACGAAATGACGTTGCAGCCAGCCGCAGGTGCGCACGGTGAACTCACCGGGATGCTCATCGTCAGGGCGTACCATCTTTCCAGAAACGACACGAAGAGAACGATCGCACTGGTGCCGGATTCCGCACACGGAACGAATCCAGCATCCGCAGCCATGGCAGGCTTCGAAGTTGTGGAACTGAAATCAACGAAAGAAGGCTTGCTGGACGTGGAGGAGTTGAAAAAACATCTGAACGACAGAGTCGCCGTTCTCATGCTCACCAATCCGAACACGCTCGGACTTTTCGAGAAGGATATTCTTGAGATCGCAAAACTCGTTCACGAAGCGGGTGCCTTGCTCTATTACGACGGGGCGAATCTGAACGCCATCATGGGAAGATTCAGGCCGGGCGATATGGGCTTCGACATCGTTCATCTGAACCTGCACAAAACCTTCTCGGCCCCGCATGGAATGGGAGGCCCGGGCAGTGGACCGGTGGGGGTAAAGCAGTTCCTCGCACGCTTTTTGCCGGTGCCACTGGTCAGAAAATCCGACGATGGCTCTTACTACCTTGACTACGATCTGCCGGACAGCATCGGTAGAATGAGGAGTTTCTATGGAAATTTCGCCGTCCTCGTCAAAGCCTATGCTTACATACTGACCATGGGAAAGGACGGGTTGAAGCACGCGAGTGAGATGGCCGTTCTGAACGCGAACTATTTGAGGAAATTACTTTCCAAGCATTTCAGAATGGCTTCTGACAGAACCTGTATGCACGAATTCGTTATCGACGGGAGTGAGTTCGTCAAGAAAACAGGTGTACGCATACTGGACGTTGCCAAAAGGTTGCTGGATTACGGGGTCCACGCCCCGACGATCTATTTCCCGCTGATCGTCCATGAAGCGATGATGATCGAACCCACGGAGACGGAAAGCAAGCAGACACTTGACAAATTCGCCGAGATTGTGGGTAAAATAGTCGAGGAAGCGACGAACAATCCGGAGTTGGTCAAGAACGCGCCGTACACCACACCGATTAGAAGGCTGGATGATGTAACGGCCACCAAGAATCCCATTTATAGATATCGTTGA
- the gcvPA gene encoding aminomethyl-transferring glycine dehydrogenase subunit GcvPA, translating into MFPYVPHTEQEIREMLKTIGVDSIDDLYRDVPMTVRELNLPNGLDEFSVVKKIKSIAQKNVVIEKEKVFMGAGIYVHYVPHVVKAMASRPEFVTAYTPYQAEVSQGTLQALFEYQTMICELTGMEVANSSMYDGASALAEAVLMAHRINGRKKILMSEAVHPEYVQTCKTYALGFGLNFASVPVDESGATDVEALSKLVNEDSCAVVVQQPNFFGVIEDLRRVREIAKDTIFIVVAEPISLSLLEPPGSFGADIVVGDGQPLGITPNFGGPTVGFFATLEKHVRKMPGRIIGQTKDVEGRTGYVMILQTREQHIRREKATSNICTNHALMALVNAIYMSLMGPEGLREVAKRSYANAHYFAEKLKEKGFKQRFSGPFFNEFVFFVDENYPHRWKKLFEEGFLAPLPLEWFDRRYKGLALACATEVNTKESIDQMVFALERGAK; encoded by the coding sequence ATGTTTCCTTACGTGCCTCACACGGAACAGGAAATACGTGAAATGCTCAAGACGATAGGTGTAGATTCGATCGACGATCTTTACAGAGACGTGCCGATGACCGTGCGCGAGCTGAACCTGCCGAACGGGCTGGATGAATTCAGCGTTGTGAAGAAAATCAAATCCATCGCGCAGAAAAACGTTGTGATAGAGAAAGAGAAAGTTTTCATGGGTGCAGGCATCTACGTTCACTACGTACCTCACGTTGTGAAGGCCATGGCCTCGAGGCCAGAGTTCGTAACCGCTTACACACCTTACCAGGCGGAAGTTTCGCAGGGAACGCTTCAGGCTCTGTTCGAATACCAGACGATGATCTGTGAACTCACAGGCATGGAAGTTGCGAACTCTTCCATGTACGATGGTGCGTCCGCGCTCGCCGAGGCAGTGCTCATGGCCCACAGGATCAACGGCAGAAAGAAGATCTTGATGAGCGAGGCGGTGCACCCCGAGTACGTGCAAACCTGTAAAACGTACGCACTGGGCTTTGGTCTGAATTTCGCATCAGTACCTGTGGACGAGAGTGGAGCAACGGATGTGGAAGCCCTCTCAAAACTCGTCAACGAAGATAGCTGTGCCGTGGTTGTGCAGCAGCCGAATTTCTTCGGCGTCATTGAAGATTTAAGGCGCGTTCGGGAGATCGCGAAAGATACCATATTCATCGTTGTTGCTGAACCCATATCCCTTTCCTTGCTCGAACCGCCCGGAAGCTTCGGGGCGGATATCGTGGTCGGTGACGGCCAGCCACTCGGAATAACTCCGAATTTCGGTGGGCCCACGGTTGGCTTTTTCGCGACTTTGGAAAAGCACGTCAGAAAGATGCCAGGCAGGATCATAGGACAAACGAAGGATGTTGAAGGTAGAACTGGTTACGTGATGATCCTTCAGACCAGAGAACAGCACATCAGACGAGAGAAAGCCACTTCCAACATCTGCACGAACCACGCACTGATGGCACTCGTCAACGCCATCTACATGAGTCTCATGGGGCCCGAGGGACTGCGCGAGGTTGCCAAAAGGAGCTATGCGAACGCCCATTACTTTGCCGAGAAACTGAAAGAGAAAGGGTTCAAACAGAGGTTCAGCGGTCCTTTCTTCAACGAGTTCGTCTTTTTCGTTGATGAAAACTACCCACACCGCTGGAAAAAGCTCTTCGAGGAAGGTTTCCTCGCACCACTGCCGTTGGAATGGTTCGACAGAAGGTACAAAGGTCTCGCACTCGCTTGTGCGACCGAGGTCAACACTAAAGAGAGCATAGATCAAATGGTGTTCGCCCTGGAGCGTGGTGCCAAATGA
- the gcvH gene encoding glycine cleavage system protein GcvH gives MKKFAKTHEWVEVNGNLAVVGISNHAQEKLGDVVYVDLPQVGKVVKKGEAFMSVESVKAASDIYAPVSGKIVEVNEKLSNQPELLNKDAEGEGWLVKIEMSDPAELSDLLDEEAYRRFCEEEG, from the coding sequence GTGAAGAAGTTTGCAAAGACGCACGAATGGGTTGAAGTGAACGGAAACCTGGCGGTGGTGGGTATATCCAACCACGCACAGGAAAAACTCGGAGACGTGGTCTACGTGGATCTGCCACAGGTGGGAAAGGTTGTGAAGAAAGGTGAAGCGTTCATGAGTGTTGAATCTGTCAAAGCTGCGAGTGATATCTACGCACCTGTGAGTGGAAAGATCGTCGAGGTGAACGAAAAACTTTCGAACCAACCGGAACTTCTGAACAAGGATGCCGAGGGAGAAGGATGGCTCGTCAAGATCGAGATGAGCGATCCGGCAGAACTTTCTGATCTTCTCGACGAAGAAGCGTACAGGAGGTTCTGCGAGGAGGAAGGCTAA
- the gcvT gene encoding glycine cleavage system aminomethyltransferase GcvT, translating to MEKKTPLYEEHVKLGAKMVDFAGWMMPLQYESIVAEVEAVRKNVALFDVSHMGEIFVRGPDTVAFLDRLLTNSFSTINVGQAMYSVMCNENGGIIDDLIAYRLGEDEAMLVVNAANTQKDFEWIKSQSSRFNVRVEDLSFRYGLIAVQGPKSEALLSSIVPEIVSLKYYHSANFTVLGKKCLISRTGYTGEDGFEICCDWQDTVYIWRGLLELGKDFSLKPAGLGARDVCRLEASYLLYGNDMDETVTPLEAGLSWVVKLEKDFVGKEALLAQKEQGVKRRIRGLKLEGRRIARHGMPVLKDGKQVGIITSGTFSPTLQSSIALAMIDSSLKVGEEVSIDMKGATVKGWIVKLPFYRGSVKTTSA from the coding sequence ATGGAGAAGAAGACACCACTTTATGAAGAACACGTCAAACTGGGTGCGAAGATGGTTGATTTTGCGGGCTGGATGATGCCACTTCAGTACGAGAGCATCGTGGCAGAAGTTGAAGCCGTCAGAAAGAACGTGGCCCTTTTCGACGTTTCGCACATGGGAGAGATATTCGTTCGCGGACCCGACACCGTCGCGTTCCTGGACCGATTGTTGACGAACAGTTTCAGTACGATCAACGTAGGTCAGGCGATGTACTCGGTTATGTGCAACGAAAATGGTGGGATCATCGATGATCTCATAGCTTACAGGCTCGGCGAGGACGAAGCGATGCTCGTGGTGAACGCCGCCAACACGCAGAAAGATTTCGAATGGATCAAATCTCAGTCAAGCCGTTTCAACGTGCGGGTCGAAGATCTTTCATTTCGTTACGGTCTGATCGCCGTACAGGGACCGAAGAGCGAGGCTCTGCTTTCATCGATCGTGCCTGAAATCGTATCTTTGAAGTATTATCACTCAGCGAATTTCACAGTTCTCGGGAAGAAGTGTCTGATCAGCAGGACGGGCTATACGGGTGAAGACGGTTTTGAGATCTGTTGCGATTGGCAAGACACCGTGTACATCTGGCGGGGACTCCTCGAACTCGGTAAGGACTTCTCACTGAAACCTGCCGGGCTCGGAGCGAGGGACGTTTGCAGGCTCGAGGCCTCATACCTGCTTTACGGGAACGATATGGACGAGACCGTGACACCGTTGGAAGCGGGATTGAGCTGGGTCGTGAAGTTAGAAAAAGATTTTGTCGGGAAAGAAGCCCTGCTCGCCCAGAAAGAGCAGGGGGTCAAAAGGCGCATCAGGGGGTTGAAACTCGAAGGAAGGCGTATCGCAAGGCACGGCATGCCCGTTTTGAAAGATGGGAAACAGGTTGGGATTATCACCAGTGGGACGTTTTCTCCAACGCTTCAGAGTTCCATTGCGTTGGCGATGATCGATTCATCGTTGAAGGTGGGAGAAGAAGTATCGATAGACATGAAGGGTGCGACTGTAAAAGGATGGATCGTAAAACTTCCTTTTTACAGAGGGAGTGTAAAAACCACATCGGCTTGA
- a CDS encoding putative signal transducing protein — translation MKVMHLWKVLVEGVNVTLANFLKSLLEQNGVEVLVRTSKLFDPVIFGQGGLLDLLVPEDKIEEARSLIEEAQKHGEEDTTL, via the coding sequence ATGAAGGTGATGCACTTGTGGAAAGTCCTCGTTGAGGGTGTCAACGTTACGCTTGCAAATTTTCTGAAATCTCTGCTCGAACAGAACGGTGTAGAGGTCCTTGTGAGGACTTCAAAATTGTTCGATCCCGTCATATTCGGTCAGGGTGGTTTGCTGGACCTACTCGTGCCGGAAGATAAAATCGAAGAGGCGCGTTCACTGATCGAGGAGGCGCAAAAGCATGGAGAAGAAGACACCACTTTATGA
- the pfkA gene encoding 6-phosphofructokinase: MKSIAVMTSGGDSPGMNAAIRAVVRYGVRNGLKVFGIERGYCGLIDGAIREMSFASVAGIMEKGGTILRTSRCGEFLTKEGREKAARNLAKFGIEGLVVIGGEGSLTGSVVFHKEFGVPVIGIPGTIDNDIAYTDMCVGVDTCLNTVVDAIQKLKDTATSHERAFIVEVMGRESGYIALMSAIATGAEAVIIPEVPVDLDQLAARLLEERKRGKLNCIVVVAEGAGKAEDVARKLSAKIGYETRISVLGHIQRGGSPTAFDRLLATRMGVRAVQALLDGEKCATTILKAGKIELVETEKVVATKKQLDLSLYDLCMTLS, encoded by the coding sequence ATGAAAAGCATAGCTGTCATGACCAGTGGAGGAGATTCTCCAGGAATGAACGCGGCGATCAGAGCCGTCGTGAGGTACGGGGTCAGGAACGGTTTGAAAGTTTTCGGTATCGAGAGAGGTTACTGCGGCTTGATAGATGGAGCCATCAGGGAGATGAGCTTCGCTTCGGTGGCTGGGATCATGGAAAAGGGCGGAACCATACTGCGAACGAGCAGGTGTGGCGAATTCCTGACGAAGGAAGGAAGAGAAAAGGCTGCGAGGAATCTTGCAAAATTCGGCATAGAAGGGCTCGTCGTGATCGGAGGCGAGGGCAGTCTAACAGGTTCAGTGGTTTTCCACAAAGAGTTCGGAGTTCCAGTGATCGGTATACCCGGTACCATCGACAACGACATCGCATACACGGACATGTGTGTGGGAGTGGATACGTGCCTCAACACGGTGGTCGATGCGATTCAGAAACTCAAAGACACCGCCACTTCTCACGAACGCGCCTTCATCGTTGAAGTCATGGGAAGAGAGTCCGGATACATCGCGTTGATGTCGGCGATCGCCACGGGTGCGGAAGCGGTCATCATACCGGAGGTACCAGTGGACCTTGACCAGCTCGCCGCGAGACTGCTCGAAGAGAGAAAGCGTGGGAAACTCAACTGTATCGTCGTGGTGGCGGAGGGTGCGGGAAAGGCTGAAGATGTTGCAAGGAAGCTTTCAGCAAAAATAGGCTACGAAACGAGAATCTCTGTGCTGGGTCACATTCAAAGGGGTGGAAGTCCCACGGCTTTCGACAGGTTGCTCGCCACGCGCATGGGCGTCAGGGCGGTACAGGCTTTACTCGATGGTGAAAAGTGTGCGACGACCATACTCAAAGCTGGAAAGATCGAACTGGTGGAGACAGAAAAGGTTGTGGCCACGAAGAAGCAGCTGGACCTTTCTCTTTACGATCTCTGCATGACGCTGTCGTGA
- the pyk gene encoding pyruvate kinase, with product MTKTKILCSLGPSSENESTIKELLNAGVNGFRLSATHYDVDKLVTLVKLLAEIRSDSSTAFSIIVDLPGSKLRAKPVSNFESLELLEGETVLLVEYELSTNKKQITLNEPSVLRLLGKDDIVLLDDGKAQLRVVKKQDKYLECLVERAATIKKNAGVNLPTIELSVPSFTDRDKGIVRRLADLPVDYYCLSFVRSSRDVQEAKNFLETLNCEAAILAKIETKEAVNDFEKICSVSDGIIVARGDLAIETSLEELPILQKKLIMKASKFKIPIVVATQLLESMVEKDQPTRTEVTDIANAILDGADALLLTVETAVGQRPVLVVETMKRIVQSVEKHLNTYGVWFEARRREPSTDTSDAIAKSSYEIAKETRAKLIIASTASGSTARRVSYFRPECPILATTPKELTYHQLCIVWGVIPVLVPEVYSVDIVLHVAVEKAKALGYVEPSDTVVITLGTPCGVVGTTNMLKIHTVE from the coding sequence ATGACGAAGACCAAGATTCTCTGCAGCTTAGGGCCGAGCAGTGAAAATGAATCAACGATAAAAGAATTGTTGAACGCAGGTGTGAACGGTTTCAGACTGAGTGCCACCCACTACGATGTGGACAAACTGGTCACGCTGGTCAAACTGCTCGCTGAAATCAGGAGCGATTCCTCAACGGCCTTCTCGATCATAGTTGATCTACCCGGTTCCAAGTTGAGAGCAAAACCAGTCTCGAACTTTGAGTCACTGGAGTTACTGGAAGGTGAGACAGTCCTTCTTGTGGAATACGAACTTTCGACGAACAAGAAGCAGATCACGTTGAATGAACCATCGGTGCTGCGGCTGCTGGGCAAGGACGACATCGTCCTCCTCGACGATGGGAAGGCCCAGCTGAGGGTCGTCAAGAAGCAAGATAAGTATCTAGAATGCCTGGTGGAGAGGGCTGCAACGATCAAAAAGAATGCAGGGGTGAATCTACCAACCATCGAGCTCTCTGTTCCTTCCTTCACCGATAGAGACAAAGGCATCGTGAGGCGATTGGCCGATCTTCCGGTGGATTATTACTGTCTATCGTTCGTCAGATCATCGAGAGACGTTCAGGAAGCCAAGAACTTTCTTGAGACACTGAACTGCGAAGCTGCGATTCTGGCGAAGATAGAAACCAAGGAAGCCGTGAACGATTTTGAAAAGATCTGCAGTGTCAGTGATGGGATCATCGTGGCGAGGGGGGATCTCGCGATAGAAACATCGCTGGAGGAACTACCCATCCTTCAGAAAAAGCTGATAATGAAGGCTTCGAAGTTCAAAATCCCCATCGTTGTCGCCACACAGTTGCTCGAGTCGATGGTTGAAAAAGACCAACCAACCCGTACCGAGGTCACAGATATCGCCAACGCGATCCTCGACGGAGCAGATGCCTTGCTGTTAACTGTTGAAACTGCCGTTGGACAACGACCCGTTCTGGTGGTCGAAACGATGAAGAGAATCGTACAGAGCGTGGAAAAGCATCTGAATACGTACGGTGTATGGTTCGAGGCCAGACGAAGGGAGCCATCGACTGACACGTCGGACGCTATCGCCAAGAGTTCCTATGAAATCGCGAAAGAAACGCGCGCGAAGCTCATCATAGCCTCCACAGCTTCTGGTAGCACCGCACGACGCGTTTCTTATTTCAGACCAGAATGTCCCATTCTGGCAACCACACCCAAAGAGTTGACCTACCATCAATTGTGCATCGTCTGGGGCGTCATCCCCGTGCTCGTGCCGGAAGTCTACTCCGTCGACATCGTGCTGCATGTGGCGGTCGAGAAAGCGAAAGCGCTCGGATACGTGGAACCATCCGATACGGTCGTCATAACGCTCGGAACACCGTGTGGTGTGGTGGGAACGACGAACATGTTGAAGATACACACCGTTGAATGA
- a CDS encoding pseudouridine-5'-phosphate glycosidase produces the protein MRKTMERMVALESTVIAHGLPRPLNVQVAQQLEDLVRQKGCEPKTIAIVEGQIRVGLTLNELVQLGMRDDVMKVGVAEVAVALAKKAWAATTVSATMRIAAMNNIEVFATGGIGGVHGIQRWDVSQDLVELSRTRMIVVSAGPKSLLDLRSTIEMLETLQVTVLGYRTNKLPAFYVREVDVPVQRVDSVSEIVEIYLEKCRLNLPGSVLIFNPIPAEYEISEELLSEWDRRAKEELKRSRIEGKAVTPFLLAKLAEISNGRTVRSNIELLKNNVSLACDIVNELVRRKESL, from the coding sequence GTGAGAAAGACGATGGAAAGGATGGTTGCCCTTGAATCGACTGTGATAGCCCATGGACTGCCGAGGCCTCTGAACGTGCAGGTCGCTCAGCAACTCGAAGATCTCGTCAGACAGAAAGGTTGTGAACCCAAGACGATAGCCATAGTAGAAGGTCAGATCAGGGTGGGTTTGACGCTGAACGAACTCGTTCAGCTGGGTATGAGGGACGATGTCATGAAGGTTGGGGTCGCGGAGGTAGCGGTAGCACTGGCAAAGAAGGCATGGGCGGCCACCACCGTGAGTGCCACGATGAGGATCGCAGCGATGAACAACATAGAGGTTTTCGCGACCGGCGGTATCGGGGGTGTGCACGGCATACAGAGGTGGGACGTCTCTCAAGATCTTGTGGAACTTTCACGAACGCGCATGATCGTTGTTTCTGCCGGTCCGAAATCTTTGCTCGATCTGAGATCGACGATCGAGATGCTCGAAACACTTCAAGTTACGGTACTTGGTTACAGAACGAACAAGCTGCCTGCCTTCTACGTTCGAGAAGTCGATGTTCCCGTGCAGAGGGTCGACAGCGTTTCTGAAATAGTAGAGATCTACCTTGAAAAGTGCAGGTTGAACTTGCCTGGTTCAGTGTTGATCTTCAATCCCATTCCCGCTGAGTACGAGATAAGCGAGGAACTACTTTCAGAGTGGGACAGGAGGGCAAAGGAGGAACTGAAGAGATCCAGGATAGAAGGAAAGGCCGTCACACCGTTTTTGCTCGCAAAGCTCGCCGAGATCTCCAACGGGAGAACCGTCAGAAGCAACATCGAACTTTTGAAGAACAACGTTTCTCTCGCGTGCGATATAGTCAACGAACTGGTGCGCCGAAAGGAGTCGCTTTGA
- a CDS encoding nitroreductase family protein, with product MSIIYLRRSVRKYQNKDVGDEIVTELLRAAMHAPSAGNAQPWHFIVIRSEEGKQRIAEVHPYARMVLQAPVAILVCADPSLEIYKGFWVQDCSAATMNILLRAVELGLGAVWCGVYPNEERVEAFRKIFGLPGHVVPFSIVPVGYPAETPNPVDRFKPERIHYEAW from the coding sequence GTGAGCATCATTTATTTGAGAAGGAGCGTGAGAAAATACCAAAATAAGGATGTTGGAGACGAGATCGTGACCGAACTTTTAAGAGCAGCGATGCACGCACCTTCGGCAGGAAACGCTCAACCGTGGCACTTCATAGTGATCAGGTCCGAAGAGGGAAAGCAGAGGATCGCCGAGGTTCACCCTTACGCCAGGATGGTGCTGCAGGCACCGGTAGCGATCTTGGTATGCGCAGATCCGAGCCTTGAGATTTACAAGGGCTTCTGGGTCCAGGATTGTTCGGCAGCCACGATGAACATCCTGCTCAGAGCGGTCGAACTCGGGCTGGGAGCGGTCTGGTGCGGGGTTTATCCGAACGAAGAACGCGTGGAAGCGTTCAGGAAGATCTTCGGACTGCCAGGACACGTCGTACCGTTTTCGATCGTTCCTGTTGGTTATCCTGCAGAAACTCCGAACCCTGTCGATCGGTTCAAACCTGAAAGGATTCACTACGAAGCGTGGTGA
- a CDS encoding DMT family transporter, with product MKRVRAILALLLVTVAWGLTFPVQKVALSGSNPFFYNSFRFLIASSFTLLFFRKKPRWKEGLILGLFIGIGYATQTSGLKLTSSTKSGFITSLYVPFVPVFSFFIEKIRPSRLQILSFLLSILGLYLLSSPSADPFNLGDLLTLFCAIAFAIQIVLVTRYTNDKDCDEVGLLLPQFLLTALFNLFLAPLGGPVGFKWSYLFALLFTSILATVVAFWVQVKFQKDVGSNSAALIYTAEPVFASLFAFWLLAERVTSSQLVGMCILVAASILGNLKRG from the coding sequence ATGAAAAGAGTCAGAGCGATCCTGGCACTGCTCCTCGTTACCGTGGCCTGGGGATTGACCTTCCCGGTTCAGAAGGTTGCCCTGTCTGGGTCCAATCCGTTCTTTTACAATTCGTTCAGGTTTCTCATCGCCAGTTCGTTCACGCTCCTGTTTTTCAGAAAGAAGCCCCGCTGGAAAGAAGGATTGATACTGGGACTGTTCATCGGCATAGGCTACGCAACGCAAACGAGCGGGTTGAAACTGACCAGTTCGACCAAGAGCGGTTTCATCACATCTCTGTACGTACCGTTCGTGCCAGTTTTCTCGTTCTTCATCGAGAAGATTAGGCCGTCGCGTCTTCAAATCCTTTCTTTTCTCCTATCCATCCTGGGACTGTACCTTCTGAGTAGCCCCTCGGCAGATCCGTTCAATCTCGGCGATCTACTGACCCTTTTCTGTGCGATCGCCTTCGCGATCCAGATCGTTCTCGTCACGCGCTACACGAATGACAAAGACTGCGACGAAGTTGGTTTGTTGTTGCCCCAATTTCTCCTAACTGCGCTGTTCAATCTCTTTCTGGCACCCTTAGGAGGACCTGTGGGATTCAAATGGAGTTATCTCTTCGCCCTGCTTTTCACCTCGATACTTGCAACCGTCGTGGCCTTCTGGGTGCAGGTGAAGTTTCAGAAAGACGTGGGTTCGAATTCGGCTGCGCTCATCTACACGGCCGAACCAGTCTTCGCATCCCTGTTCGCTTTCTGGCTGCTCGCGGAAAGAGTGACGTCTTCACAGTTGGTCGGTATGTGTATCCTTGTTGCCGCTTCGATCCTTGGAAATCTGAAAAGGGGGTGA
- a CDS encoding zinc metallopeptidase, producing the protein MFFYDPTFLLLIPALILAVWAQVKVSTAFSEYSKFRASVGLTGSQLAMRLLEIAGIYNVRVEAVPGHLTDHYDPRSKVVRLSSATYASQSVAALGVVAHEIGHAIQDAQKNPLLVFRTILAPVASLGSSLAWILFIMGIIFAVPGLWQFGIVLFSLAVLFSLVTLPVEYDASRKALKLLRESLLMSEEELKGVKKVLSAAALTYVAATATAVLQLLRMLLIAGAFGRRD; encoded by the coding sequence ATGTTCTTCTACGATCCAACGTTTCTGCTTCTGATACCCGCGCTCATACTCGCCGTCTGGGCGCAGGTCAAGGTGAGTACAGCCTTTTCAGAGTATTCGAAGTTCAGAGCCTCAGTAGGACTCACCGGAAGCCAGCTCGCCATGAGGTTGCTTGAGATAGCGGGCATCTACAACGTGCGCGTCGAAGCTGTGCCGGGCCATTTGACTGACCACTACGATCCGAGAAGCAAGGTCGTCAGGTTGTCTTCGGCCACTTACGCGAGTCAATCTGTGGCAGCGCTGGGCGTGGTCGCACACGAGATCGGACACGCCATACAGGATGCACAGAAGAATCCACTGTTGGTGTTCAGAACGATCCTTGCGCCCGTCGCGAGTTTGGGTTCGTCTCTCGCGTGGATACTCTTCATAATGGGCATCATCTTTGCAGTACCTGGGCTCTGGCAGTTCGGGATCGTTCTCTTCTCGCTGGCCGTGCTGTTCAGCCTGGTGACTCTGCCTGTCGAGTATGATGCCAGCAGAAAGGCGCTCAAACTTTTGAGAGAAAGCCTTTTGATGAGCGAAGAAGAGCTCAAGGGTGTCAAGAAGGTGCTCTCGGCTGCTGCGCTGACGTACGTTGCGGCAACAGCGACGGCTGTTTTGCAACTGCTCAGGATGCTCCTCATTGCAGGCGCTTTCGGAAGGAGAGATTGA